The Streptomyces sp. NBC_00440 genome contains a region encoding:
- a CDS encoding sensor histidine kinase yields MDPRALTPALLVLRLCLHLLMAGLLVLAAVRALTGHAANAPAVVAAAVVLGAVYAAGAVWPSVRTSRRSAAVWLGVLGLAWLALLVVSPEGLWVAFPLYFLQLHLLPVRWSVPLVVVTAGAAIAAYVGHGAALNPGAFIGPLLGAAVAVATVLGYQVLYRESESRRRLIEELISTRAELAAAERTAGTLAERERLAREIHDTLAQGLSSIQLLLRAAGRTLPADAPAAAHIEQARQAAQDNLAEARRFVRALSPPALEHGSLAAALDRLCTGGPGPRVRFSTSGTPVALPTPYEVALLRIAQSALANTVQHAGASRAEITLSFMETAVALDVVDDGSGFDPLLAGTASGDGGFGLPAMRSRVESLGGTFAVESTPGQGTAIAVTLPLPDSEEVPMSEEVSS; encoded by the coding sequence ATGGATCCCCGTGCACTGACCCCCGCGCTGCTCGTCCTGCGGCTCTGCCTCCATCTGCTGATGGCGGGACTGCTGGTGCTGGCCGCGGTACGGGCGCTCACCGGTCACGCGGCGAACGCCCCCGCGGTGGTGGCGGCGGCCGTGGTGCTGGGCGCGGTGTACGCGGCGGGTGCGGTCTGGCCTTCGGTACGGACTTCGCGCCGGTCCGCCGCCGTCTGGCTCGGCGTGCTGGGTCTCGCGTGGCTGGCGCTGCTCGTGGTCTCCCCGGAGGGGCTGTGGGTGGCGTTCCCGCTGTACTTCCTCCAGTTGCATCTCCTGCCGGTGCGCTGGTCGGTGCCCCTGGTCGTCGTCACGGCGGGCGCGGCCATCGCCGCGTACGTGGGGCACGGGGCGGCGCTGAACCCGGGTGCGTTCATCGGCCCGCTCCTCGGAGCGGCGGTCGCCGTGGCCACCGTCCTCGGCTACCAGGTGCTCTACCGCGAGAGCGAGAGCCGCCGCCGGCTGATCGAGGAGCTGATCTCGACCCGGGCCGAACTCGCCGCCGCCGAGCGGACCGCGGGCACGCTCGCCGAGCGTGAGCGGCTCGCCCGCGAGATCCACGACACCCTCGCCCAGGGGCTCTCCTCCATCCAGCTGCTGCTGCGGGCCGCCGGGCGCACCCTGCCCGCCGACGCGCCGGCCGCCGCCCACATCGAACAGGCCAGGCAGGCCGCGCAGGACAACCTCGCCGAGGCCCGCCGCTTCGTACGGGCGCTGTCGCCGCCCGCGCTGGAGCACGGTTCGCTGGCGGCCGCGCTCGACCGCCTCTGCACGGGCGGCCCCGGTCCGCGGGTCCGCTTCTCCACCAGCGGTACGCCGGTCGCGCTGCCCACGCCGTACGAGGTGGCGCTGCTGAGGATCGCGCAGTCGGCGCTCGCCAACACCGTCCAGCACGCCGGGGCGTCCCGCGCCGAGATCACCCTGAGCTTCATGGAGACCGCGGTCGCCCTGGACGTGGTCGACGACGGTTCCGGCTTCGATCCGCTGCTCGCCGGTACCGCGTCCGGCGACGGAGGTTTCGGGCTGCCCGCCATGCGCTCGCGCGTCGAGTCACTGGGCGGCACCTTCGCCGTCGAGTCCACACCGGGCCAGGGGACGGCCATCGCGGTCACGCTGCCGCTCCCCGACTCCGAAGAGGTGCCCATGTCCGAAGAGGTGTCCTCATGA
- a CDS encoding ABC transporter permease: protein MFVAWRDLRFARGRFALMGTVIVLITLLVGLLSGLTAGLARDNTSAVTGLPADHLAFAAPPSGQSASFTGSQLPQSAWRTWAAQPGVKSAQPVAIGTGNAEAGSRTAAVSEFAVRPGSGLAPAEPGHSGVVLSRGAAHDLGAATGDTVTLSGRKFTVTAVAGDDSYSHTPVAWTSLRAGEHASVVALTTTGGADLGAGDRAAGTKTLTLDGSLSALPSYQAENGSLQLMRGFLFVISAMVIGAFFTVWTIQRSGDIAVLKALGASTPYLLRDALGQAVLMLLAGTLLGTALAAGVGAVVPGSVPFVLDPLTSVLPAAVIVVLGVLGAALSIRRITAVDPLTALGSAR from the coding sequence ATGTTCGTCGCATGGAGAGATCTGAGATTCGCCAGGGGCCGGTTCGCCCTGATGGGGACGGTCATCGTACTCATCACCCTGCTGGTCGGACTGCTGTCCGGGCTGACCGCCGGGCTGGCCAGGGACAACACATCGGCCGTCACCGGACTGCCCGCCGACCACCTGGCCTTCGCCGCGCCGCCCTCGGGGCAGTCCGCCTCCTTCACCGGGTCGCAGCTGCCGCAGAGCGCCTGGCGGACCTGGGCCGCGCAGCCGGGGGTGAAGAGCGCGCAGCCCGTCGCCATCGGCACCGGCAACGCGGAAGCGGGCAGCCGCACGGCCGCGGTCTCCGAGTTCGCGGTACGGCCCGGCTCCGGTCTGGCGCCCGCGGAGCCCGGGCACTCCGGTGTGGTGCTGTCCAGGGGCGCCGCGCACGACCTGGGCGCGGCGACCGGGGACACCGTCACGCTCTCCGGCAGGAAGTTCACGGTGACGGCGGTCGCCGGGGACGACTCCTACAGCCACACCCCGGTCGCGTGGACCTCGCTCCGCGCGGGCGAGCACGCCAGTGTGGTGGCCCTGACCACCACCGGCGGGGCGGACCTCGGCGCGGGAGACCGGGCGGCCGGTACGAAGACGCTCACCCTGGACGGCTCGCTCAGCGCGCTCCCCTCGTACCAGGCGGAGAACGGATCGCTCCAGCTGATGCGCGGCTTCCTGTTCGTCATCTCGGCCATGGTGATAGGCGCGTTCTTCACGGTATGGACGATCCAGCGCAGCGGTGACATCGCCGTGCTGAAGGCGCTGGGTGCCTCCACTCCGTATCTGCTGCGCGACGCTCTGGGCCAGGCGGTGCTGATGCTGCTGGCCGGGACGCTGCTGGGCACCGCCCTTGCCGCCGGGGTCGGCGCCGTCGTGCCCGGGAGTGTTCCCTTCGTGCTCGACCCGCTGACCTCCGTTCTCCCCGCCGCCGTGATCGTCGTCCTCGGGGTGCTCGGCGCGGCCCTCTCCATCCGGCGGATCACCGCCGTCGACCCGCTGACCGCCCTCGGGAGCGCACGATGA